From Candidatus Nucleicultrix amoebiphila FS5, a single genomic window includes:
- the ppa gene encoding inorganic diphosphatase, with protein sequence MDLSKITSGKNPPWDVNVFIEIPMGGDPVKYEIDKESGALFVDRFLHTAMVYPANYGFIPGTMGQDGDPLDALVLSRIPVIPGAVVRSRPIGILFMEDEAGMDEKILTVPIDKLSPYYSTIKSYKDLPDILLHQIQHFFEHYKDLESNKWVKILRWGSAEEATDLILGCFNKKAA encoded by the coding sequence ATGGATTTATCTAAAATTACCAGTGGCAAAAATCCGCCTTGGGACGTTAATGTTTTTATTGAAATTCCCATGGGAGGAGACCCTGTAAAATACGAAATCGATAAAGAATCTGGCGCTCTTTTTGTTGATCGTTTTTTACATACCGCTATGGTCTATCCAGCTAATTATGGGTTTATTCCGGGCACCATGGGGCAAGATGGCGATCCCCTTGATGCTTTAGTGTTAAGCCGAATTCCTGTAATTCCGGGGGCAGTTGTACGATCGAGACCTATTGGTATTTTATTTATGGAAGACGAAGCGGGCATGGATGAAAAAATCCTAACCGTACCAATAGACAAATTAAGCCCTTACTACAGCACAATCAAATCCTACAAAGATCTGCCTGATATTCTATTACATCAAATCCAACATTTCTTTGAGCATTACAAGGATTTGGAATCAAACAAGTGGGTTAAGATTTTGAGATGGGGTTCAGCAGAAGAAGCAACAGATCTTATTCTTGGTTGCTTCAATAAAAAGGCAGCTTAA
- a CDS encoding LysR family transcriptional regulator, with protein sequence MDLEKLRVFYIVSMEGSVLRASYKLNIAQSAVSRTISLLEESLKSKLFIRKHQGMVLTDTGKILLDKTLDILKLSREAEQMIEDFNKKPRGNLLVYSTAGLINHWIMKFVPGFLEAYPDISLILHGTSNLTLENNEADVCIGYLPEEEASDLETVYLTTLVHRLYASKKYIDKFGKPKSFDDLKNHRLLAYSLSNPSALKNADWLFEKLKRHKPYLQINSADGLIRAVKDGLGIATLGENVIQSDKDGLVEILPEYGGQEINLYYYYRPHMKYSKRVSSLADYILENLPTKK encoded by the coding sequence ATGGATTTAGAAAAACTTAGAGTCTTTTACATTGTATCTATGGAGGGAAGTGTATTACGCGCCTCCTATAAGTTAAATATTGCTCAATCTGCCGTCAGTCGTACCATTAGTCTTCTTGAGGAGAGTTTAAAAAGCAAGCTTTTCATCCGTAAACATCAGGGAATGGTTTTAACTGATACAGGAAAAATTCTTCTGGATAAAACTCTCGATATTTTAAAGTTGTCGAGAGAAGCTGAGCAAATGATTGAAGACTTTAACAAAAAGCCCCGTGGAAATTTACTTGTCTATTCTACTGCTGGTTTAATCAATCATTGGATTATGAAGTTTGTACCAGGGTTTTTGGAAGCTTATCCAGATATTAGCTTGATTTTGCATGGAACTTCTAATCTTACTTTAGAAAACAATGAGGCTGATGTTTGTATCGGTTATTTGCCTGAAGAAGAAGCATCTGACTTGGAGACCGTTTATTTAACAACTTTAGTCCATCGTCTGTATGCTAGCAAAAAATACATTGATAAGTTTGGTAAGCCGAAAAGTTTTGATGATTTGAAGAACCATCGACTCTTAGCATATTCATTAAGCAATCCCAGTGCTCTGAAAAATGCTGATTGGCTGTTTGAAAAACTAAAGAGACATAAGCCTTATTTGCAAATCAACTCGGCAGACGGATTAATTCGCGCCGTAAAAGATGGATTGGGCATTGCTACTCTAGGTGAAAACGTTATTCAAAGTGATAAAGACGGTTTAGTGGAAATTTTGCCAGAGTATGGTGGTCAAGAGATTAATCTATATTATTATTATAGACCTCATATGAAATATTCCAAGCGAGTATCAAGTCTTGCGGATTATATTCTTGAAAATTTACCAACAAAAAAATAA